From one Equus asinus isolate D_3611 breed Donkey chromosome 5, EquAss-T2T_v2, whole genome shotgun sequence genomic stretch:
- the NCBP2AS2 gene encoding protein NCBP2AS2, which translates to MVLRRLLAALLHSPQLVERLSESRPIRRAAQLTAFALLQAQLRGQDAARRLRRLAAGPAGSLGRRAARFKDTFTQELRRGLRERPGPPPGSQRGPGANP; encoded by the coding sequence ATGGTTCTTCGGCGGCTGCTGGCCGCCCTGCTGCACAGCCCGCAGCTGGTGGAGCGTCTGTCCGAGTCGCGGCCCATCCGGCGCGCGGCGCAGCTCACGGCCTTCGCACTGCTGCAGGCCCAGCTGCGCGGCCAGGACGCGGCCCGGCGCCTACGACGCCTAGCGGCTGGGCCCGCGGGCTCCCTGGGCCGCCGCGCTGCCCGCTTCAAAGACACCTTCACTCAGGAGCTACGCCGCGGCCTCCGGGAACGCCCGGGGCCACCGCCGGGTAGCCAGAGGGGCCCGGGCGCAAACCCCTAA
- the PIGZ gene encoding GPI mannosyltransferase 4, which produces MKMAARVLWGSLSLLRLVWCLLPQTGYVHPDEFFQSPEVMAEDILGIEASRPWEFHPSSSCRTVVFPLLTSGSAFWLLKLWEEWGPWPGPVSGYVLLVGPRLLLTALSFALDVAVYHLSPLWGAERWNALVLLSGSYVTLVFYTRTFSNAIEGLLFAWLLVLVSPRVAWSPTSKKPAPGLWWRHWLLGGTVAAGFFNRPTFLAFALVPLFLWGICGASNPGFKSLTQEALVLLPGATLTAAVFVAVDSWYFSSPSRPSTLVLTPANFLGYNLDPQNLARHGTHMRLTHLAVNGFLLFGVLHAQALQAAWQQLQACLRTFAQRGFLRALAARSLPSRPRAHLLLIYFMPMALLSAFSHQEARFLIPLLVPLVLLCSSQTQPVPCKGTLVLFNALGALFFGCLHQGGLVPGLEHLERVVHAPVLPSAPTHYTLLFTHTYMPPRHLLRLPGLGSPVEVVDMGGTKDQVLCQALNNFTRQAACQVASGPWLCRLFVVTPGTTRPAVEKCSFPVKSETLLFPHLTLEDPPALSSLLSGAWRDHLSLHVLELGERPDNITEEPLPKIQP; this is translated from the exons ATGAAGATGGCAGCCAGGGTGCTGTGGGGCAGCCTCAGCCTGCTGCGCCTGGTGTGGTGTCTCCTTCCGCAGACAGGCTACGTGCACCCGGACGAGTTCTTCCAGTCACCCGAGGTCATGGCAG aGGACATCCTGGGCATAGAGGCCTCACGGCCCTGGGAGTTCCACCCCAGCAGCTCCTGCCGCACAGTGGTCTTCCCACTGCTGACCTCTGGCTCTGCCTTCTGGCTGCTCAAGCTCTGGGAAGAGTGGGGGCCGTGGCCTGGCCCAGTGAGTGGCTACGTGCTGCTGGTGGGGCCCCGACTCCTCCTCACTGCCCTCTCCTTTGCCCTGGACGTGGCTGTGTACCACCTGTCCCCACTGTGGGGGGCGGAGCGCTGGAACGCCCTGGTCCTGCTGTCTGGTTCCTACGTCACCCTGGTCTTCTACACAAGGACCTTCTCCAATGCCATCGAAGGACTGCTCTTTGCCTGGCTGCTGGTGCTGGTATCACCCCGTGTAGCTTGGAGCCCTACTTCCAAGAAGCCTGCTCCAGGCCTGTGGTGGCGCCACTGGCTCCTCGGAGGCACCGTGGCTGCTGGCTTCTTCAATCGGCCCACCTTTCTGGCCTTTGCTCTGGTCCCCCTCTTCCTCTGGGGCATTTGTGGAGCCTCGAACCCTGGCTTCAAGTCGCTGACCCAGGAAGCCCTCGTGTTGCTCCCAGGGGCGACCCTCACAGCAGCGGTGTTTGTGGCTGTGGACAGCTGGTATTTCTCCAGTCCATCTAGACCCAGTACCCTTGTCCTTACACCTGCTAACTTCTTGGGCTACAACCTGGATCCTCAAAACCTGGCGAGGCATGGAACACACATGCGGCTCACTCACCTGGCGGTCAATGGCTTCCTGCTCTTCGGCGTGCTGCATGCCCAGGCCCTGCAGGCTGCGTGGCAACAGCTGCAAGCCTGCCTCCGGACCTTTGCCCAAAGGGGCTTCCTGAGGGCGCTGGCTGCCCGGAGCCTGCCTTCCAGGCCCAGGGCTCACCTCCTGCTCATCTACTTCATGCCCATGGCCCTGCTGTCGGCCTTTAGCCACCAGGAAGCTCGCTTCCTGATCCCCCTTCTTGTCCCCCTAGTCCTGCTTTGTAGTTCACAGACCCAACCCGTGCCCTGCAAGGGCACCCTGGTCCTTTTCAATGCCCTGGGTGCCCTCTTCTTCGGCTGCCTGCACCAGGGGGGCCTAGTGCCTGGCCTGGAGCACCTGGAGCGGGTGGTTCATGCACCGGTGCTCCCGAGCGCACCTACCCACTACACGCTGCTCTTCACCCACACCTACATGCCCCCCCGGCACCTCCTACGCCTCCCAGGCCTGGGGTCGCCCGTGGAGGTGGTGGACATGGGTGGGACAAAGGACCAGGTCCTGTGCCAAGCGCTGAACAACTTCACCAGACAAGCAGCCTGCCAGGTGGCCAGTGGGCCTTGGCTCTGCCGCCTTTTTGTGGTGACCCCtggcaccaccaggcctgccgtGGAGAAGTGCAGCTTCCCCGTCAAGAGTGAGACGCTCCTGTTTCCCCACTTGACCCTGGAGGACCCCCCAGCCCTGTCCTCCCTGCTGAGTGGGGCTTGGAGGGACCACCTCAGCCTTCACGTCTTGGAGCTGGGGGAGAGGCCTGACAATATAACAGAAGAGCCACTGCCCAAGATTCAGCCATAG